Proteins found in one Parasteatoda tepidariorum isolate YZ-2023 chromosome 7, CAS_Ptep_4.0, whole genome shotgun sequence genomic segment:
- the LOC107450537 gene encoding fatty acid-binding protein yields the protein MADIQGSFKLVSSENFGEFLKEIGVNMVTRKLAETSKPTVEIKIEGDDYSIKTLAFKSSEIKFKLGQEFEEKRLDGATVKTVVTRDGNKLTQIQHGDKEVKIVREVSGDTLTVTCEAGSVVSTRVYKRE from the exons ATGGCCGATATCCAAGGAAGCTTCAAGTTGGTCTCCAGTGAAAATTTTGGagaatttttgaaggaaattg GGGTCAACATGGTGACTCGCAAACTGGCTGAGACATCAAAGCCAACTGTGGAGATCAAGATTGAGGGGGATGATTACTCCATCAAGACCCTTGCCTTCAAAAGCTCCGAAATCAAATTCAAGCTTGGCCAGGAGTTCGAAGAGAAGAGACTCGATGGTGCCACAGTCAAG ACGGTGGTTACACGTGACGGAAACAAACTTACCCAAATTCAACATGGGGATAAGGAAGTAAAAATCGTCCGAGAAGTATCTGGAGATACCCTGACAGTC ACATGTGAAGCTGGCAGCGTTGTTTCCACAAGAGTCTACAAACGAGAATAA
- the LOC107449232 gene encoding uncharacterized protein encodes MHVDSTDTSASSVSSPTPQHRDGLETINILSFLNRITDELSFHFKRNAVKEGYCDNIYDQVFFTPSSGSLSYYKDLVAQSSNSSAEVELPNQAQQFKKTVTEQKIFYCSSSCTGYRNSSIGAGPLEDLFQVLRPNINESYASKLFLGDSANLAAFSNTDNGADYDWQQLTSDGDDFSDFIDILRQWPSESYQEPFPTYDTSVYNLFDD; translated from the exons ATGCATGTTGATTCTACTGATACTTCGGCATCTTCCGTGAGTTCACCAACGCCACAACACCGTGACGGGTTGGAGACAATAAACATATTATCATTTCTTAACCGTATTACTGATGAGTTAAGCTTTCATTTCAAACGAAATGCTGTGAAAGAAGGATACTGCGATAACATCTACGATCAGGTTTTTTTCACACCATCATCCGGATCATTGTCTTACTATAAAGATTTGGTAGCACAATCATCAAATAGCTCTGCAGAAGTGGAGTTACCTAATCAAGCACAGCAATTCAAAAAAACTGTGacagaacaaaaaat attcTACTGCTCGAGTTCCTGTACTGGATACCGCAACTCATCAATCGGTGCCGGACCTCTCGAAGatttatttcaagtattaaGGCCTAACATCAACGAATCATATGCATCTAAACTTTTCCTTGGTGATTCTGCGAACTTAGCTGCTTTCTCAAATACCGATAACGGTGCAGATTATGACTGGCAACAGTTGACATCAGATGGAGATGATTTTTCGGATTTCATTGACATTCTTCGTCAATGGCCGTCTGAGAGTTATCAAGAACCATTTCCAACTTATGATACaagtgtttataatttatttgatgattAA